CATTAAATCTATACCATTTCCTTTGTGTGTTACTGGGGGCAACATATATCTTCTGCAAACTAGGCACTTCAAACTGGGCATGACAGGAACTTTATCAGGGGTGGGGAAGAGTGTGGGAAGTGATGCTTAAAGCTCTGAGGTCATACAGCTCCATTATTACTCTCCCTTCTTGAATCCATCTGTCTCTAGGAGGGCACATCAAATCCCTGCTCTTTCTTGCCCTCCTATGATTCCTTTAAAGCCTCCAATCTCCAAGAGCACTTCTATCTTCCTTTGTAGCATATCTCTCTCCTGAGCAACTTTAGAAACCTGCTGGCCAGACCTTGGGGACTCCTTAATCTTTTGGGGCTCTCTTACCTGGCTTGACCTTTTCCATTATGACCAGAGTCCCAAAGCTctcatcactctcatttctcatGGAGAAACTTCTGGTTACTCTTGTCTGTCCGGGACCAAGGGGGAGGAGATGCTTTTCCCCCCCTCAGCCCTCTCCTTTTGGGCAAGGAACTTCCCCTTGCAAGTTTTGACCTAGTCATTGTGAATTTGATCGTGAAAACTAATTTCACTTCAGGGCTCTTGTTGAAGGGaatgtatgtgtatgtctgtTTGTGTTCAGATGGgtttgtatgtacatatgtgtgcatgtacatatatgtatgtgtgcttCAGCCTACAACAGAGGTTTTTGGGAAAATCGCCCAGGTCTGGACCAAGGTTCAAGGACTCTTCTCTGGTGTCCAGTGTAGGAAGTGCTAAAAAAAGTCTGTTTCCCTTACTCCCTTTCCAATTGAGCATCTTTTATCTCCTTGACCATACTGCTGTGCATCTATATCCCATATTCTGGTCAATCTATGAATGTAGAGAATATATTCATTACTCTTCAGAGTCTATTCTCATTTCAGAAAAACAGCCAGGTGAGGAGGGAcccttaaaatgttttattattttaatgtgaTAAAATATTAACATTGGCCACAAATATAATTAACTCAACTTGCTTAGTcaggaatatctttttttttttttaaatttcttggaattgatactgtgtattggttccaaggcagaagaacagtaagggctaggcaatgagagttaaatgacttgcccagggtcacacaggtaggaagtgtctgaggccagatttgaacttagaacctcctgactccaggcccagctttcaatccactgagacacccagctagCACAGAGATGCTATTTAATTGTCCACACTCACCTCTAATAATAATACTagtttatgcattttgtagtttccagcatattttttcaaatgtaagttccctgaggcaggaactttcctctcctctcctctcctctcctctcctctcctctcctctcctctcctctcctctcctctcctctcctctcctctcctctcctctcctctcctctcctctcctctcctctcctctcctctcctctcctctcctctcctctcctctcctctcctctcctctcctctcctctcctctcctctcctctcctctcctctcctctcctctcctctcctctcctctcctctcctctcctctcctctcctctcctctcctctcctctcctctcctctcctctcctctcctctcctctcctctcctctcctctcctctcctctcctctcctctcctctcctctcctctcctctcctctcctctcctctcctctcctctcctctcctctcctctcctctcctctcctctcctctcctctcctctcctctcctctcctctcctctcctctcctctcctctcctctcctcNNNNNNNNNNNNNNNNNNNNNNNNNNNNNNNNNNNNNNNNNNNNNNNNNNNNNNNNNNNNNNNNNNNNNNNNNNNNNNNNNNNNNNNNNNNNNNNNNNNNNNNNNNNNNNNNNNNNNNNNNNNNNNNNNNNNNNNNNNNNNNNNNNNNNNNNNNNNNNNNNNNNNNNNNNNNNNNNNNNNNNNNNNNNNNNNNNNNNNNNNNNNNNNNNNNNNNNNNNNNNNNNNNNNNNNNNNNNNNNNNNNNNNNNNNNNNNNNNNNNNNNNNNNNNNNNNNNNNNNNNNNNNNNNNNNNNNNNNNNNNNNNNNNNNNNNNNNNNNNNNNNNNNNNNNNNNNNNNNNNNNNNNNNNNNNNNNNNNNNNNNNNNNNNNNNNNNNNNNNNNNNNNNNNNNNNNNNNNNNNNNNNNNNNNNNNNNNNNNNNNNNNNNNNNNNNNNNNNNNNNNNNNNNNNNNNNNNNNNNNNNNNNNNNNNNNNNNNNNNNNNNNNNNNNNNNNNNNNNNNNNNNNNNNNNNNNNNNNNNNNNNNNNNNNNNNNNNNNNNNNNNNNNNNNNNNNNNNNNNNNNNNNNNNNNNNNNNNNNNNNNNNNNNNNNNNNNNNNNNNNNNNNNNNNNNNNNNNNNNNNNNNNNNNNNNNNNNNNNNNNNNNNNNNNNNNNNNNNNNNNNNNNNNNNNNNNNNNNNNNNNNNNNNNNNNNNNNNNNNNNNNNNNNNNNNNNNNNNNNNNNNNNNNNNNNNNNNNNNNNNNNNNNNNNNNNNNNNNNNNNNNNNNNNNNNNNNNNNNNNNNNNNNNNNNNNNNNNNNNNNNNNNNNNNNNNNNNNNNNNNNNNNNNNNNNNNNNNNNNNNNNNNNNNNNNNNNNNNNNNNNNNNNNNNNNNNNNNNNNNNNNNNNNNNNNNNNNNNNNNNNNNNNNNNNNNNNNNNNNNNNNNNNNNNNNNNNNNNNNNNNNNNNNNNNNNNNNNNNNNNNNNNNNNNNNNNNNNNNNNNNNNNNNNNNNNNNNNNNNNNNNNNNNNNNNNNNNNNNNNNNNNNNNNNNNNNNNNNNNNNNNNNNNNNNNNNNNNNNNNNNNNNNNNNNNNNNNNNNNNNNNNNNNNNNNNNNNNNNNNNNNNNNNNNNNNNNNNNNNNNNNNNNNNNNNNNNNNNNNNNNNNNNNNNNNNNNNNNNNNNNNNNNNNNNNNNNNNNNNNNNNNNNNNNNNNNNNNNNNNNNNNNNNNNNNNNNNNNNNNNNNNNNNNNNNNNNNNNNNNNNNNNNNNNNNNNNNNNNNNNNNNNNNNNNNNNNNNNNNNNNNNNNNNNNNNNNNNNNNNNNNNNNNNNNNNNNNNNNNNNNNNNNNNNNNNNNNNNNNNNNNNNNNNNNNNNNNNNNNNNNNNNNNNNNNNNNNNNNNNNNNNNNNNNNNNNNNNNNNNNNNNNNNNNNNNNNNNNNNNNNNNNNNNNNNNNNNNNNNNNNNNNNNNNNNNNNNNNNNNNNNNNNNNNNNNNNNNNNNNNNNNNNNNNNNNNNNNNNNNNNNNNNNNNNNNNNNNNNNNNNNNNNNNNNNNNNNNNNNNNNNNNNNNNNNNNNNNNNNNNNNNNNNNNNNNNNNNNNNNNNNNNNNNNNNNNNNNNNNNNNNNNNNNNNNNNNNNNNNNNNNNNNNNNNNNNNNNNNNNNNNNNNNNNNNNNNNNNNNNNNNNNNNNNNNNNNNNNNNNNNNNNNNNNNNNNNNNNNNNNNNNNNNNNNNNNNNNNNNNNNNNNNNNNNNNNNNNNNNNNNNNNNNNNNNNNNNNNNNNNNNNNNNNNNNNNNNNNNNNNNNNNNNNNNNNNNNNNNNNNNNNNNNNNNNNNNNNNNNNNNNNNNNNNNNNNNNNNNNNNNNNNNNNNNNNNNNNNNNNNNNNNNNNNNNNNNNNNNNNNNNNNNNNNNNNNNNNNNNNNNNNNNNNNNNNNNNNNNNNNNNNNNNNNNNNNNNNNNNNNNNNNNNNNNNNNNNNNNNNNNNNNNNNNNNNNNNNNNNNNNNNNNNNNNNNNNNNNNNNNNNNNNNNNNNNNNNNNNNNNNNNNNNNNNNNNNNNNNNNNNNNNNNNNNNNNNNNNNNNNNNNNNNNNNNNNNNNNNNNNNNNNNNNNNNNNNNNNNNNNNNNNNNNNNNNNNNNNNNNNNNNNNNNNNNNNNNNNNNNNNNNNNNNNNNNNNNNNNNNNNNNNNNNNNNNNNNNNNNNNNNNNNNNNNNNNNNNNNNNNNNNNNNNNNNNNNNNNNNNNNNNNNNNNNNNNNNNNNNNNNNNNNNNNNNNNNNNNNNNNNNNNNNNNNNNNNNNNNNNNNNNNNNNNNNNNNNNNNNNNNNNNNNNNNNNNNNNNNNNNNNNNNNNNNNNNNNNNNNNNNNNNNNNNNNNNNNNNNNNNNNNNNNNNNNNNNNNNNNNNNNNNNNNNNNNNNNNNNNNNNNNNNNNNNNNNNNNNNNNNNNNNNNNNNNNNNNNNNNNNNNNNNNNNNNNNNNNNNNNNNNNNNNNNNNNNNNNNNNNNNNNNNNNNNNNNNNNNNNNNNNNNNNNNNNNNNNNNNNNNNNNNNNNNNNNNNNNNNNNNNNNNNNNNNNNNNNNNNNNNNNNNNNNNNcacccccccccccccgcaggaTTGTTATAAGAGTAGAAATGAGATAAcagatgtaaagtgctttgtaaactataaagaactaaataaattgttctttttataaTAACAACACTCACCACAGAATGTTggctaagttacttaacctctgtttgcctccatctccttatctgtcaaatgagctggagaaggaaatgacaaacccctccCAACACCAAATGGGTTCGCGaggaattggatatgactgaaaagactaaacaaaaGCAATATGTGGATTGTAATTATATCTACCTCATAGGGCTGTTGTGGGAATGAAAGGGGGTAGTATTTAAAGTGATATGTTAATGTGAGTTGTTATTAAGGTTTAAGATTCATAAGCTTTTTATGcacatttttaaatgttgttcCTCATAATAATACCATGAAGTTAGTACTACAAGGTCCTTCTTtcagccttagttttttcatctgaaaaataggctCAATGTTAGCACTCCTCCTTTGCCTCTGCCCTAGATTGTTGTGGGGATTAAATATGGCAAActtaaagtcctagaaaaatactgattattattatcattgctatTTACTGCcagtatgaccctgaacaagtcatccACCCTTTCTTGGCTTGCCAAAACAATggttctccatctgtaaaataaaggggttgaactagatgacttctgaggtcccttccaactccaaatctaatcaatgatcctatgatccttgaAGAAACTCAGGTACACGGAAGTTGTGATTTGTCCAGTATCACGGAATTAGTTCAGGGCAGAGTCAGTTAGAGTTTAGGGGaatgaagtggctcagtggagagatcTCTGGGcctctagtcaggaagacctgagttcaaatctggcctcatatatttactagctatgaccttaggcaagccacttcaccctgtttgcctccatttcctcatctgtaaaatgagctggagaaagagatggcaaagTACTCTAGTATTTCTGCCCAAACCGCCcacccccaaatagggtcacaaagagttggacatggctgaaaaatgactgaacaacagcagagTTCACATCAGAGGTGGGGATTAAGTGATAGACTGGAGACATGAGAATCAGCTGtactttattgcattgtttgtctatgtgtgtacatgtatataggTATACACTTGATTCTTTGGCACTAAAAAGAGAGTTAGTCTTTGGGGTATTTTGGGACCCAGagtggaataagaaaaaaatattgtgtcCATTGAGGTTTGGAGCAACTAGGTAGATCAGTGAATATAGTGCTggtcctggtgtcaggaagactgaactttgtgagttcaaatccagccttagacactagctgtgtgaccctgggcaagtcacatccctttggatctcagtttcctcatctgcaaaatgagctggagaaggaaatgcaaaccattccagtatctctgacaggaaaactccaaatgaggtcatgaagagttggacagggcTAAAAAgcaactgaataataataatagagttaGTATTTGGGGATGGGATTATGTGATGGACTTGGAGACTTGAGAATCACCTATGCCTTATTGCATTGTGTGGATGTGAATACAGGAACACACTTGATTCTATGGCAGTGCGGAGAGAGTGAGTTCTTGTGGGCCCTCTTGGGACCCAGAgtagaagaaataagaataaaaggatttTATCCAATGAAGCAGCGGTCACAAAGTCATAGCTAGGTTTGGAGGTAGCACCAGAGGAGGTCGAGGTCCTGGGTTGCTTTCTATTGACAAGACATCTCTGTAGGCCTTTGCTTCTATGGTGTCCTTCTAATACTGGGTGGGGTTGGAAGACCTGTGGAAGTTTGCCTCTTGAGtgcagaggtgaaatgatttcaATTGTCAAAAAGGTAGTATCAAGCAAAACATCATTCACTCTGAATCATCCCTTTTgttataggattaaaaaaaaaaacagcccaaAAAGCCACTACCCAACCTGAGATACAGAGAGGCAACTGGGCTTTAGAGAAACAGGAGTGCCATTGGCATGGACCTTcagggtggggaagagaggaggggccACCATCCAACCTCCATGGAAGGTGTATAAAAGGGGCCCTGTTTCAGGGAAGAGTCACATACCCTTGGGTCTAGCTCAAGCTAAACAAAAGCCTAAGCCAGGATCTCCAGCTGCTCTAGCCATGAGTTGCCGTCTTCAGACCTCTTCTTCCGCTTATGGAAGTGGCTTTGGTGGTGGTTCTTGCCAGCTGGGAGGAGGTCGTGGTATGTCTAGCTGCTCATCTAGGTTTGTGTCCTCTGGGTCGATGGGAGGCTATGGTGGTGGAATGAGCTGTGGCTTTGGTGGAGGAGCTGGTAGTGGTTTTGGTGGAGGCTTCGGTGGTGGTGCTGGAGGTGGATATGGAGGTGGATTTGGTGGTGGCTTTGATTTGGGTGGTGGAGATGGTGGCCTCTTGACCGGCAATGAGAAGATCACCATGCAGAACCTCAATGACCGCCTGGCATCCTACCTGGACAAAGTGCGAGCTCTTGAGGAAGCCAATGCTGACCTGGAGGTCAAGATCCGGGACTGGCATCTGAAGCAAAGCCCCACAAGCCCTGAGAGGGATTATAGTCCCTATTATAAGACCATTGAGGAACTCCGGGCAAAGGTGAGACTTTGGAATCTAGAGGAGACAGGAGTAGGTTATTCTCTCCATGGCAGTCTTGATGGCCAAAGGTCATAGAATCTCAGGAATAATGACAGCTCTGTGGTGGATGGAATCTCACCCTCCCTTCAGGGGATGTTCTAATGATTTGCCGTACAGTCTCTGTTCCTAATGGGGCTATTTGTGCCTTGCATTTCATTCCACAGTTAATTTTTTACTACAGCTATTAGTCAAGTGGAAAGCTTTACTGCTTTATAAACATTCAGTTTCTCAGGGATGCTAGCCCTATAATCCAAGCCTCCTGGCTTCTTTAGAAACTGATAACAGCTTTGAGAGTTCAGGGGGATGTAGGCTATGTCATTGGTCCAGGAATAACTGGACAGTTTCCTGCTGTCCTGTTTACTTTTTCATGGTCAACAGGACCAAAGAAAAGGGAAGCATTGATAGAGAGGCAGATCTCTTTGGGATCCCTAATCCCCCTTTTGGGCCCTGCTTTCCATATTCATGATAGCATGCTGAGACAAGAGCAGAGTCCTAGTTTAGGGTGGGGTAGGGTTGAGTCCTCAGCACTTCTGGAATCCAGAAGAGAAGATGAAGAATCCTAAGCAGGGGCCATTGTTATAGATCCCTCAGATGCCAACTTAACCTcagtggacctcagttttcttttcagtaaaatgagggggttggaccagataaTAAATAGCCATTTATTTAGCATTGTGAGGCTTGCAAAAGTGATACACATGTTAGTTCTTTTAGATCCTTACAACGACCCTATGTGGTAGGAGCTTTATATTTCTTCCCTATTTCACAAAGCAGGAAACAGATTGAGAGAGGTTTCAGAGTGagagaggtttaagtgatttgtcccatgtcacacagctaataaatttctaaggtaaaatttgaacctagattttcctgactccagctagTTCTCTGTCCCCTGTATCATGCTGCCTTTCCTGaggtgacttctaaggttcctttctagctcaaaatccaATGTTCCTAGGAATCTCAGGCTCTacttgagatatttttaaagatgcAGGGGTAGAGCTGCTTCCCAGCTTTCCAGAGAGTAGGGCCACAGACCTCTGAGAGAGCTATCTCTTACTCTGAGGAATGTTACCTGATTGATGACAAGTGGGAATGTTTGTTTGGAGAAAAGGAGATAGTACCCAGGCGCCATTCCCTACCTTCCTGTTTTCATAGCCATGATGGGAATCTCTTCCTTAAAATGCACTTGCAGGGTCATTTTCAGTCCTCTTTTTCCCATCCCCTACAGAAGTTTAGAATTATAGAGTCATAGAATGCTAAGGACTGAAGAGAAATCACTGAGCTCATCCCTGCTCATTTTttagaggagtaaactgaggctcaggataGGGAAATAACTTGCTtaaaggtcatacagccaggaattGCCCCCCAAACCCAAAGTACTTATAGAGATCACTGTCTCCCATCTTCCACAGATCCAGGCAGCCACTATTGACAATTCTCGTACCATTTTGGAGATTGACAATGCCAGGTTGGCTGCTGATGACTTCAGGCTTAAGtaagtctctttctctctctctctctgtctctctctgtctctctctctctgtctctctctctgtctctctgtctctgtctctgtctctgtctctgtctctctctgtctctctctgtctctctgtctctctctctctctctctctgcttttttAACTGCTTCTTATTTCAGACCATCTGTCAAACTGGAAGGGTGGGGTTGGCACTTGAGGCACAAGGAATATGGAGTAAGGAGctctggaagaaagaggaaaagtagcTTAGGGAGGGTGTCCAATTTCATTCAGAGAGTTattaaattttttggttttctcaCCCTCTAGGTATGAGAATGAATTATGCCTGCGCCAGAGTGTGGAGGCTGACATCAATGGCCTGCGCAGGGTGTTGGATGAGCTGACCCTTTCCAAGACAGACTTGGAGATGCAGATCGAGAGTCTGAATGAGGAAATGGCCTACCTCAAGAAGAACCATGAAGAGGTGAGGGAGTGGGTGGGGGGCAATAGCTTGAATGGCTTACGCTGGAGTCCATCAGCTAGGTGGCCTCATCGAGACAGAATGGCATCCCTTGGAGCTTGATCACCCCTGCCAAGACTTGGGTATGGGATTTAGTTATAATAGGAGCTGAGAAGGGGAAGAATGAGCTCTGGTTTTCTCCATCTCCACAGGAAATGAAGGAATACAGCAACCAGGTGGTGGGCCAGGTCAACGTGGAGATGGACGCTACCCCGGGCATTGATCTGACCCGTACACTGGCTGAGATGAGAGAACAGTATGAGGCCTTGGCAGAAAAGAACCGCCGGGATGCTGAGAACTGGTTCAAGCAGAAGGTATCCTAATCCCTCTACCCTGCAGATCTTGGTTCTCTCCAGATCTTGGGATATAGCTTCTTGCTTTGCTCTTATGGTCAGAATCTTTGTTTAGATGCTTCATCTTTGATTTCCACCCCCTACTCCCCCAGAGTGAAGAGCTGAACAAGGAAGTCACTACTAACACCGAAATGATCCAGACCAGCAAGACTGAGATCACTGAACTGAGACGCACACTCCAGGGGCTGGAGATCGAGCTGCAATCTCAGCTCAGCATGGTATGTGGGCAATCCTGTCCTGGGTGACTCCCTGCCCCCTGGACTCTGCGATGGGCTGCCACCCACCTCCTGAACCTGTTCTTGGTTTCCTCGACAGAAAGCCGGGCTGGAGGCTTCTGTGGCAGAGACAGAGTGTCGCTACGCCATGCAACTGCAACAGATCCAGGGGCTCATCAGCAGCATTGAGGCTCAGCTGAGTGATATTCGTAGTGAGATGGAATGCCAGAACCAGGAATACAAGATGCTGTTGGACATCAAGACCCGCCTGGAGCAGGAGATTGCCACATATCGCAGCCTGCTGGATGGTCAGGACTCCAAGTAAGCACCAGGCATCTAGTACCTCACACTCTGGGAAGCAATACTACTAATCAGCAtcccttatttattattttttactactttataattttcaaagtgctttcccaGATATTATAGCATCTGACTTTCATAAAAGActttaagaaaggaaagattcAAGAGGCAATGAGGAATAATGGACAGGGCAccagacttagaatcaggaagatctgggttcaaatcatgcccCAGACACTGACTGGTGGTTTGATtcttggcaagccacttaaccttggcttcctcatctgtaaaataggaatgggAGGAATGGACTTGATGGTCTTGAAGATCCTTCCCTGCTCTAATTCTATGAACATTTGACTTGTCCAAAGGGGGCAGATGAGCTAATGAATAAAATCCAGGAGCTTTCAGTCCAGTTATTTAGCTTCTCTGGCAACTGGGAAAAGAAGGTGCTTCTTGTTTTCTGTCCTGTTTTTTTGGACTGTTATCCAttcctatttttctcctctttctataGGATGACTGGCTTCCCCACCTCTGGAACAAGTAAGAGAATCCAGCTCTCTGGCCTGGGTGTGGTTAGGTGGGGTGGAGTTGGGTAGGGGAAAATGTGAGTGGAATCCCTTTCCTTAAGGGCCAGGAGACAGTTCTGAATTCCCAAGCACTCTAGGAGCTATGAAGGCTGTCTTATTCATGACCAAATAGTGCTCTCCCTGCCAGTCATTGATGATCTCTGAAACAGCCTGGGGTATTCCCTATTTGGTGTAGATAAACCTAGCTTTTGTCCCCTGAATCATCTAATTAAGGTGTCCTGTAGAAACCTCTCCATGCTTTGTGGTGGGTGTCACTTATGGGTGGGAAAAGATGACTTTCTTGAATGAccttgtctccttcctttctcagcctctgtcagcagcagcagcagtgctAGTGCTTCTGCCAGCACCCGCAGGGCTTCTGTAGAGCCCCGAAGGTCATAAATCTGCCCAGCCTATGGcccctcccttcttccacaaGTCACCTTACACACAAGAAGGCAAGAGGAATGAAAAATCACAAGCTTCTGAGGAATGTGTGCTTGGCCCACCCAGCTCCCTCTACCAGCTGTCCCTGGTCATTCTGCATAGGAGGGCTGATGATGAAGGCTCTTCTCTCTTGTTCAGCTACCTCTTCCATCTCTTTGTGATGTTCCCTTTCGTGAAGGGGGAGGGTGTTCTTCCatgtctttctccctttctctctctcatgtCTCATTCTCATACCATGATGACAATTCAATAAAGTTTCCCTGCAAATGTATTTTTGATATCGATCTGTTTTCTATAGACAATTGCCCAAAGCATTCATATAATAATTCATATTCATATAACAATATACATATaacaataacataatataacaataaattcATATAATAATTAGATGCCCACTCTGCCTGGCATGGCACTGGGTACTTAGCCTTTCCAGGAAGATCCTGGGGAATGTGATTccactcctttccttcttttcattgtCCTTACACAAATGATTTCCCctttttagacctcagtttcttcctccataagatgggagggacagctaggtggcacagtggatagagtgctaggactggagtcaggggGGATGTAGGTTCAGGtcttgcctcagatgcttcctagctgggtgaccttgggcaagtcatttaacactatttgcctagccattgcccttctgtcttagatttacTACCAGGatagaaagtaaaagtaaaaaaaaaaaaaaaaaaagataaataggataagattaaattatttctaaggtaCTAAATTCTCTGATCCTATGGAATGGGTTTCTGCTCTTGAACCCACTAGAAGCAAAGTAAATCTCAACTTAGTCCTGCCAATGGCCTTGATTGGTATTTATTGCTTGAAAATTGGCACGGAGAGCTCAGCACAGTTTCTGATCCCTGTTTTCTAAAGGCTAGAGGCAAGGAATCTGTCCATAAATTAAGACTAgcacaatcattttttttttagactagCACAATCTTTAAGTGGCTACCACCCCAGGAGAGCATATTAGTATTGTTAGCTAGGAAAgacccttcccctttctccctaagGTGAGCTGTGCCTAAAGGTGTCCAAGTCCTCCTATTGGGACAGATCCAAGGCACACCCTCTCCACACCAGGGCAAAGCAGTATCCTTGGTTTTCCACGAGCTATGTTGTAATAATCAGGGTGTGGTGAAGAATCTCATGTGAGCGGGCTATGGAAGCCAAGGGGCACAGGCCCAAAGGAGTCTCCCATTCCATCCTGGAGAACAGACAGGGAGAAGGAAACAGTCAGCCATCACCAAGGCTTCATTCCACAAACTGGGAAGCCTTAGGATGGGTGGTGGTGGGGCGGGATCTCTGGAGATGTCCCTGCCAATAACCAGCCTCTCCTGCCCAGCATCACTCACCAGATCTGCTATAAATAAGCAGATTTCTCTCTGGCCAGGTGCTCAGGGAGCTAGAGTGAACACATCGAATCTCAGTCCAGTTTGGCTTTGGAGATTTTCTCTCTGTCAGCTCCAGGGTTCTTTGTAGATGCTTGAGGATAGGGGTGATAGGTTCATTACTTGGATTCTTGGTAGAAAGGCCcatgtataaaaaaaaataaaaaaaataataaaaataataaaaaagaaaggcccATGTGTAGACACTGCCATTCCCATAAATCTTCTCTGCCCTCCTTTCTCGTTTCCTTCCCTTGCCAGTGCAGATACATAGTTTCTCAGCAGGGCTGCCCATAGGTATTAGGAAATTAGTATGGTCTCTGATTTAATACAAGAGATCTCTAAAAAAGtaccaaagaaaagcaaaagagaaaaaactctGGGATTCTCAGGTGAGCCCTGAAAGGagacatattatattattagccCTCTGAGAGCAGAGACCAtgcttgccttttaaaaaattcctcgCATTTAGCACACAGTATGTGCTTGAAAAATCCTTACTGCCTTGACTTACTCTGACAGATATCTACAGGAGcatggagctggaagggaacttaaagaTTCCATTTTATGGAGACTCATGTTCTTGATCTCAAAGGAGTAAAAGGACTTTTTCAAGCTCACTCAgttaggaaggaaaagaagttgGATCTTAGCCTGGGTCCTCCAACTCCCAGTTTTAgagttctttctattatatccGTGCTGCCTCTTCCCATCTTAGATTCCTCTGAGGACCCTAAGAACTATAACTCAGAGACAAAGGAATAATAGACAAGCCCTTGTCCTATTTCCCAACCTTGGTTGGTAAATACAGTCAGTGTGGGGTGGAGGGACAGGCCAAAGAGTAAGATGTTACTACTTAAGTTGTTAGGTCAGttgtttcacttgtgtctgaGCCTTcgagaccccatttgggattttcttggcaaagactggagtggtttgatatttccttttccagctcagtttttcagatgaggaaactgaggccaacaggattaaatgatttgcctagggttgcatagctagtaaatgtccgatGACAGATTTAAATTTATGAAGATGAGTTCTTCTGAattcaggcctggcattttatTCACTTTCCTACAACAAAAGATGGAAGAGTTAGAGAAGTCTATtctagggaaaagggaaagaatgtagGCTATGAGCCACaagggagcagaaatatattttaaatggagtcAAGGTGTCCTAATACCTAT
The window above is part of the Gracilinanus agilis isolate LMUSP501 chromosome 4, AgileGrace, whole genome shotgun sequence genome. Proteins encoded here:
- the KRT13 gene encoding keratin, type I cytoskeletal 13 isoform X1 gives rise to the protein MSCRLQTSSSAYGSGFGGGSCQLGGGRGMSSCSSRFVSSGSMGGYGGGMSCGFGGGAGSGFGGGFGGGAGGGYGGGFGGGFDLGGGDGGLLTGNEKITMQNLNDRLASYLDKVRALEEANADLEVKIRDWHLKQSPTSPERDYSPYYKTIEELRAKIQAATIDNSRTILEIDNARLAADDFRLKYENELCLRQSVEADINGLRRVLDELTLSKTDLEMQIESLNEEMAYLKKNHEEEMKEYSNQVVGQVNVEMDATPGIDLTRTLAEMREQYEALAEKNRRDAENWFKQKSEELNKEVTTNTEMIQTSKTEITELRRTLQGLEIELQSQLSMKAGLEASVAETECRYAMQLQQIQGLISSIEAQLSDIRSEMECQNQEYKMLLDIKTRLEQEIATYRSLLDGQDSKMTGFPTSGTTSVSSSSSASASASTRRASVEPRRS
- the KRT13 gene encoding keratin, type I cytoskeletal 13 isoform X2 produces the protein MSCRLQTSSSAYGSGFGGGSCQLGGGRGMSSCSSRFVSSGSMGGYGGGMSCGFGGGAGSGFGGGFGGGAGGGYGGGFGGGFDLGGGDGGLLTGNEKITMQNLNDRLASYLDKVRALEEANADLEVKIRDWHLKQSPTSPERDYSPYYKTIEELRAKIQAATIDNSRTILEIDNARLAADDFRLKYENELCLRQSVEADINGLRRVLDELTLSKTDLEMQIESLNEEMAYLKKNHEEEMKEYSNQVVGQVNVEMDATPGIDLTRTLAEMREQYEALAEKNRRDAENWFKQKSEELNKEVTTNTEMIQTSKTEITELRRTLQGLEIELQSQLSMKAGLEASVAETECRYAMQLQQIQGLISSIEAQLSDIRSEMECQNQEYKMLLDIKTRLEQEIATYRSLLDGQDSKMTGFPTSGTSKSPFSASVSSSSSASASASTRRASVEPRRS